A portion of the Doryrhamphus excisus isolate RoL2022-K1 chromosome 20, RoL_Dexc_1.0, whole genome shotgun sequence genome contains these proteins:
- the LOC131108098 gene encoding zinc finger CCCH domain-containing protein 6 isoform X2, whose amino-acid sequence MASVSLVSSPPAPVLDKNMTDSELAGDAREDGELEDGEIDDEGIGIEEENKEVTKVNEDKEKEKEKERDKAKEKDEKSYRHSRKRYKKTKEKRRSKRRRRDRQKRHSSSSSSSDSYDSDYDRPERPKNRQSHGPDLHARDPKGSRGNSHKSPPHKSSDFDKYSDYSDDNYDYEDEDDHYDDDMSEYPQSKDSPSSLGRGRHGKEQMGKKGGMRGMKQPQFGQRGRGRGSAPGRGRGMLNKNKKLKGGKPWVGRGGRARGGDHDMEDMATDVKNSGFQKKRLIMSKEFISQHTVEHNGRYICKYFLEGRCIKGEQCKFEHELVIPDKKKELCKFYLQGYCSKGDHCIYMHNEYPCKFFHTGAKCYQGDNCKFSHDALTDVTKELLDKIINTEDENAREDELELEDLRKQGISPLPKPPPGVGLLPTPGQNSPDGSSCQAGKKIPSLFEIKVQPTVDLVQKIGLNESNYSQDPSEGNGASEETQSGVVVSSGSDAPSGSPGCMGYPAGPPMSAQSPPGQQPPHGYPMQPPVFHGNINPQMNMQRPPFSTGPDLQILQSLLAFPSLGQNPLELLSNLLQNQPSGHQDPGMTMIQNIQQQIGADVQLQSLPPAVQKAIILHLTQQQQESKPHGNDPQRAESQEDKNRDDTTNWYSSDDEDGSSVSSILKCLKRHSESQQSKTTTSAPAAPLGDPRLVKEKTQPSDPRVKTDPRQRPSDMKNQCDAALDPRLSRDPRKVRPMESSSYRQQNHPVAQKQHAGDEYEEGERELRDRVALIPLEATPGVVLCDPRCQLKQFSHIRVDILLQRPAYAQTVVWAPEDLIPCLIPKQEHSINLPLPPLIADAQMNRTSLPEHPPASSPPPTDPRLAAARLKERLGRLQSGGSTERPVDPRQQKNLDPRLKRTGSLDSKLMGQKEASTGGGVVDPRLQKASAGSSLPERLPPYAPRLASSGGVLESPTTILGGISLYDPRSQTEPVRKDQVEPPKKVGILKNPVKNDTPPLQPTSSSQCRGSLEETKNTDSASDQSPHVSPPPVSLDSAVTPPAVHNLPVQALAGLIRPQYSDPRQAKLAGLGSAGAQEEASEKAEKEVLTEEHKYEEVEDRTLKDVFKTFDPTASPFCQ is encoded by the exons ATGGCCTCTGTGAGCCTTGTTTCCAGTCCCCCAGCCCCCGTTCTTGACAAAAACATGACAGACTCTGAGCTGGCAGGGGACGCAAG GGAGGATGGAGAGTTGGAAGACGGAGAAATAGATGATGAGGGGATCGGGATtgaggaggaaaacaaagagGTGACCAAGGTGAATGAAGACAAAGAGaaggaaaaagagaaagaacgagacaaggcaaaagaaaaagatgaaaagTCATACAGACACTCAAGGAAAAGATAtaagaagaccaaagagaagAGGAGGTCCAAGAGGAGGAGACGGGACAGACAGAAA CGTCATTCATCTTCAAGCAGCTCCAGTGACAGCTATGATTCAGACTATGACCGACCAGAGAGGCCCAAAAACAGGCAAAGTCATGGACCTGATCTG CATGCACGGGATCCGAAAGGATCACGTGGCAACTCACACAAATCTCCACCTCACAAGAGCAGTGATTTTGACAAATACAGCGATTACAGCGACGACAACTATGACTATGAAGATGAAGACGATCATTACGACGATGACATGTCCGAGTACCCGCAGTCTAAAGATTCACCATCCAGCCTGGGAAGAGGACGCCATGGAAAAGAGCAGATGGGGAAGAAAGGCGGCATGAGGGGCATGAAACAACCACAAT TTGGGCAGAGAGGAAGAGGCAGAGGGAGCGCACCTGGGAGAGGACGAGGGATGCTCAACAAGAACAAGAAGCTGAAGGGAGGAAAACCCTGGGTGGGTCGTGGAGGACGAGCCCGAGGAGGAGACCACGACATGGAAGACATGGCTACA GATGTCAAAAATTCTGGTTTTCAGAAGAAGCGTCTGATTATGAGCAAGGAGTTTATCAGTCAGCACACAGTGGAACACAATGGAAGATACATTTGCAAGTATTTTCTGGAGGGTCGCTGCATCAAG GGGGAGCAGTGTAAGTTTGAGCACGAGCTCGTCATACCAGATAAGAAGAAGGAACTTTGTAAGTTCTACCTCCAGGGATACTGCAGTAAAGGAGACCATTGCATTTACATGCACAAT GAATATCCTTGCAAGTTCTTCCACACTGGAGCCAAATGCTATCAAGGCGACAACTGTAAATTTTCCCATGATGCTCTGACTGATGTGACCAAAGAGTTGCTTGATAAG ATCATTAATACTGAAGATGAAAATGCCCGTGAGGATGAGTTGGAGCTGGAGGACCTGAGGAAACAAGGCATTTCCCCACTTCCCAAGCCTCCCCCAGGTGTGGGCTTGCTCCCCACGCCTGGTCAAAATAGTCCAGATGGATCCTCTTGTCAGGCAGGGAAGAAGATCCCCTCCCTCTTCGAAATCAAGGTTCAACCTACAGTTGACTTGGTGCAGAAGATCGGTTTGAA tGAGTCCAACTACTCCCAGGATCCAAGTGAAGGCAATGGTGCATCAGAGGAAACACAAAGTGGTGTGGTGGTTTCGTCTGGATCCGATGCTCCTTCTGGGTCACCTGGTTGCATGGGGTACCCAGCAGGACCACCCATGAGTGCCCAGAGCCCTCCTGGACAGCAGCCACCCCATGGATACCCAATGCAGCCACCAGTATTTCATGGAAACATCAACCCTCAGATGAACATGCAAAGGCCTCCTTTCTCTACAGGACCAGATCTACAAATCCTGCAAAGCCTTTTGGCTTTTCCATCGTTGGGTCAGAACCCTCTAGAATTGCTCAGTAACTTGCTTCAAAACCAGCCCTCAGGCCATCAAG ATCCTGGCATGACCATGATCCAGAACATCCAACAGCAAATAGGTGCAGACGTTCAGCTGCAGTCTTTGCCTCCAGCAGTGCAGAAAGCCATCATTCTACACTtgacacagcagcaacaagagtCAAAGCCACATGGGAATGATCCACAGCGAGCTGAGAGTCAAGAAGATAAGAACAGAG ATGACACAACAAACTGGTACTCGAGCGATGATGAGGATGGGAGCAGTGTTTCCTCCATCCTGAAATGTCTGAAGAGGCACAGTGAGAGCCAGCAGTCGAAGACCACAACGTCTGCCCCAGCGGCACCCTTGGGGGACCCTCGGCTTGTTAAGGAGAAAACTCAACCAAGTGACCCTCGGGTGAAAACAGACCCACGGCAGCGACCCAGCGATATGAAAAATCAGTGTGATGCTGCTTTGGATCCACGACTTTCCAGGGACCCAAGGAAAGTGAGACCCATGGAGTCAAGCTCCTACCGCCAGCAGAACCACCCTGTTGCCCAAAAGCAGCACGCTGGAGATGAATACGAGGAAGGGGAGAGGGAACTCCGAGACAGAGTAGCCCTCATACCATTGGAGGCCACTCCGGGTGTGGTGCTGTGTGATCCACGGTGCCAGCTGAAGCAGTTCAGCCACATTCGggtggacattctccttcagcgcCCTGCCTACGCTCAAACTGTAGTGTGGGCCCCTGAGGACCTAATCCCATGTTTGATACCCAAACAGGAGCACTCCATCAATCTACCCCTGCCGCCCCTGATCGCTGATGCTCAGATGAACAGAACAAGTCTGCCAGAGCAtcctcccgcctccagcccgcCGCCCACTGACCCCAGACTGGCAGCCGCTCGTTTGAAGGAGCGTCTAGGTCGACTGCAATCTGGGGGTTCCACGGAGAGACCAGTAGATCCCCGACAACAAAAGAATCTAGACCCCAGACTCAAGCGTACAGGAAGTCTGGACAGCAAGCTGATGGGTCAGAAAGAGGCCTCGACAGGGGGAGGGGTTGTGGATCCCAGGTTGCAGAAGGCCAGTGCAGGCTCCTCCCTGCCTGAGAGGCTGCCACCATATGCACCTCGACTGGCTTCCTCTGGGGGCGTCCTGGAAAGCCCCACAACAATCCTGGGTGGCATTAGTCTGTACGACCCCCGTAGTCAAACTGAGCCTGTCCGGAAGGATCAGGTAGAGCCTCCTAAGAAAGTGGGTATTTTGAAAAATCCAGTTAAGAATGACACTCCTCCGCTGCAACCTACCTCCTCAAGTCAATGCCGTGGCTCTTTGGAAGAGACAAAAAACACAGACTCAGCATCTGATCAGTCCCCACATGTCAGTCCACCCCCAGTTTCATTGGACTCAGCTGTTACACCCCCTGCAGTGCATAACTTGCCCGTCCAGGCCCTGGCGGGGTTGATCCGACCCCAGTACAGTGACCCTAGGCAGGCCAAATTAGCGGGACTGGGCTCTGCGGGGGCACAAGAGGAGGCGTCAGAGAAGGCAGAGAAAGAAGTACTTACAGAGGAACACAAGTATGAGGAGGTTGAAGACAGGACTCTCAAAGATGTCTTCAAGACCTTTGACCCCACAGCTTCTCCTTTCTGTCAGTAA
- the LOC131108098 gene encoding zinc finger CCCH domain-containing protein 6 isoform X1, giving the protein MASVSLVSSPPAPVLDKNMTDSELAGDAREDGELEDGEIDDEGIGIEEENKEVTKVNEDKEKEKEKERDKAKEKDEKSYRHSRKRYKKTKEKRRSKRRRRDRQKRHSSSSSSSDSYDSDYDRPERPKNRQSHGPDLHARDPKGSRGNSHKSPPHKSSDFDKYSDYSDDNYDYEDEDDHYDDDMSEYPQSKDSPSSLGRGRHGKEQMGKKGGMRGMKQPQFGQRGRGRGSAPGRGRGMLNKNKKLKGGKPWVGRGGRARGGDHDMEDMATDVKNSGFQKKRLIMSKEFISQHTVEHNGRYICKYFLEGRCIKGEQCKFEHELVIPDKKKELCKFYLQGYCSKGDHCIYMHNEYPCKFFHTGAKCYQGDNCKFSHDALTDVTKELLDKIINTEDENAREDELELEDLRKQGISPLPKPPPGVGLLPTPGQNSPDGSSCQAGKKIPSLFEIKVQPTVDLVQKIGLNESNYSQDPSEGNGASEETQSGVVVSSGSDAPSGSPGCMGYPAGPPMSAQSPPGQQPPHGYPMQPPVFHGNINPQMNMQRPPFSTGPDLQILQSLLAFPSLGQNPLELLSNLLQNQPSGHQADPGMTMIQNIQQQIGADVQLQSLPPAVQKAIILHLTQQQQESKPHGNDPQRAESQEDKNRDDTTNWYSSDDEDGSSVSSILKCLKRHSESQQSKTTTSAPAAPLGDPRLVKEKTQPSDPRVKTDPRQRPSDMKNQCDAALDPRLSRDPRKVRPMESSSYRQQNHPVAQKQHAGDEYEEGERELRDRVALIPLEATPGVVLCDPRCQLKQFSHIRVDILLQRPAYAQTVVWAPEDLIPCLIPKQEHSINLPLPPLIADAQMNRTSLPEHPPASSPPPTDPRLAAARLKERLGRLQSGGSTERPVDPRQQKNLDPRLKRTGSLDSKLMGQKEASTGGGVVDPRLQKASAGSSLPERLPPYAPRLASSGGVLESPTTILGGISLYDPRSQTEPVRKDQVEPPKKVGILKNPVKNDTPPLQPTSSSQCRGSLEETKNTDSASDQSPHVSPPPVSLDSAVTPPAVHNLPVQALAGLIRPQYSDPRQAKLAGLGSAGAQEEASEKAEKEVLTEEHKYEEVEDRTLKDVFKTFDPTASPFCQ; this is encoded by the exons ATGGCCTCTGTGAGCCTTGTTTCCAGTCCCCCAGCCCCCGTTCTTGACAAAAACATGACAGACTCTGAGCTGGCAGGGGACGCAAG GGAGGATGGAGAGTTGGAAGACGGAGAAATAGATGATGAGGGGATCGGGATtgaggaggaaaacaaagagGTGACCAAGGTGAATGAAGACAAAGAGaaggaaaaagagaaagaacgagacaaggcaaaagaaaaagatgaaaagTCATACAGACACTCAAGGAAAAGATAtaagaagaccaaagagaagAGGAGGTCCAAGAGGAGGAGACGGGACAGACAGAAA CGTCATTCATCTTCAAGCAGCTCCAGTGACAGCTATGATTCAGACTATGACCGACCAGAGAGGCCCAAAAACAGGCAAAGTCATGGACCTGATCTG CATGCACGGGATCCGAAAGGATCACGTGGCAACTCACACAAATCTCCACCTCACAAGAGCAGTGATTTTGACAAATACAGCGATTACAGCGACGACAACTATGACTATGAAGATGAAGACGATCATTACGACGATGACATGTCCGAGTACCCGCAGTCTAAAGATTCACCATCCAGCCTGGGAAGAGGACGCCATGGAAAAGAGCAGATGGGGAAGAAAGGCGGCATGAGGGGCATGAAACAACCACAAT TTGGGCAGAGAGGAAGAGGCAGAGGGAGCGCACCTGGGAGAGGACGAGGGATGCTCAACAAGAACAAGAAGCTGAAGGGAGGAAAACCCTGGGTGGGTCGTGGAGGACGAGCCCGAGGAGGAGACCACGACATGGAAGACATGGCTACA GATGTCAAAAATTCTGGTTTTCAGAAGAAGCGTCTGATTATGAGCAAGGAGTTTATCAGTCAGCACACAGTGGAACACAATGGAAGATACATTTGCAAGTATTTTCTGGAGGGTCGCTGCATCAAG GGGGAGCAGTGTAAGTTTGAGCACGAGCTCGTCATACCAGATAAGAAGAAGGAACTTTGTAAGTTCTACCTCCAGGGATACTGCAGTAAAGGAGACCATTGCATTTACATGCACAAT GAATATCCTTGCAAGTTCTTCCACACTGGAGCCAAATGCTATCAAGGCGACAACTGTAAATTTTCCCATGATGCTCTGACTGATGTGACCAAAGAGTTGCTTGATAAG ATCATTAATACTGAAGATGAAAATGCCCGTGAGGATGAGTTGGAGCTGGAGGACCTGAGGAAACAAGGCATTTCCCCACTTCCCAAGCCTCCCCCAGGTGTGGGCTTGCTCCCCACGCCTGGTCAAAATAGTCCAGATGGATCCTCTTGTCAGGCAGGGAAGAAGATCCCCTCCCTCTTCGAAATCAAGGTTCAACCTACAGTTGACTTGGTGCAGAAGATCGGTTTGAA tGAGTCCAACTACTCCCAGGATCCAAGTGAAGGCAATGGTGCATCAGAGGAAACACAAAGTGGTGTGGTGGTTTCGTCTGGATCCGATGCTCCTTCTGGGTCACCTGGTTGCATGGGGTACCCAGCAGGACCACCCATGAGTGCCCAGAGCCCTCCTGGACAGCAGCCACCCCATGGATACCCAATGCAGCCACCAGTATTTCATGGAAACATCAACCCTCAGATGAACATGCAAAGGCCTCCTTTCTCTACAGGACCAGATCTACAAATCCTGCAAAGCCTTTTGGCTTTTCCATCGTTGGGTCAGAACCCTCTAGAATTGCTCAGTAACTTGCTTCAAAACCAGCCCTCAGGCCATCAAG CAGATCCTGGCATGACCATGATCCAGAACATCCAACAGCAAATAGGTGCAGACGTTCAGCTGCAGTCTTTGCCTCCAGCAGTGCAGAAAGCCATCATTCTACACTtgacacagcagcaacaagagtCAAAGCCACATGGGAATGATCCACAGCGAGCTGAGAGTCAAGAAGATAAGAACAGAG ATGACACAACAAACTGGTACTCGAGCGATGATGAGGATGGGAGCAGTGTTTCCTCCATCCTGAAATGTCTGAAGAGGCACAGTGAGAGCCAGCAGTCGAAGACCACAACGTCTGCCCCAGCGGCACCCTTGGGGGACCCTCGGCTTGTTAAGGAGAAAACTCAACCAAGTGACCCTCGGGTGAAAACAGACCCACGGCAGCGACCCAGCGATATGAAAAATCAGTGTGATGCTGCTTTGGATCCACGACTTTCCAGGGACCCAAGGAAAGTGAGACCCATGGAGTCAAGCTCCTACCGCCAGCAGAACCACCCTGTTGCCCAAAAGCAGCACGCTGGAGATGAATACGAGGAAGGGGAGAGGGAACTCCGAGACAGAGTAGCCCTCATACCATTGGAGGCCACTCCGGGTGTGGTGCTGTGTGATCCACGGTGCCAGCTGAAGCAGTTCAGCCACATTCGggtggacattctccttcagcgcCCTGCCTACGCTCAAACTGTAGTGTGGGCCCCTGAGGACCTAATCCCATGTTTGATACCCAAACAGGAGCACTCCATCAATCTACCCCTGCCGCCCCTGATCGCTGATGCTCAGATGAACAGAACAAGTCTGCCAGAGCAtcctcccgcctccagcccgcCGCCCACTGACCCCAGACTGGCAGCCGCTCGTTTGAAGGAGCGTCTAGGTCGACTGCAATCTGGGGGTTCCACGGAGAGACCAGTAGATCCCCGACAACAAAAGAATCTAGACCCCAGACTCAAGCGTACAGGAAGTCTGGACAGCAAGCTGATGGGTCAGAAAGAGGCCTCGACAGGGGGAGGGGTTGTGGATCCCAGGTTGCAGAAGGCCAGTGCAGGCTCCTCCCTGCCTGAGAGGCTGCCACCATATGCACCTCGACTGGCTTCCTCTGGGGGCGTCCTGGAAAGCCCCACAACAATCCTGGGTGGCATTAGTCTGTACGACCCCCGTAGTCAAACTGAGCCTGTCCGGAAGGATCAGGTAGAGCCTCCTAAGAAAGTGGGTATTTTGAAAAATCCAGTTAAGAATGACACTCCTCCGCTGCAACCTACCTCCTCAAGTCAATGCCGTGGCTCTTTGGAAGAGACAAAAAACACAGACTCAGCATCTGATCAGTCCCCACATGTCAGTCCACCCCCAGTTTCATTGGACTCAGCTGTTACACCCCCTGCAGTGCATAACTTGCCCGTCCAGGCCCTGGCGGGGTTGATCCGACCCCAGTACAGTGACCCTAGGCAGGCCAAATTAGCGGGACTGGGCTCTGCGGGGGCACAAGAGGAGGCGTCAGAGAAGGCAGAGAAAGAAGTACTTACAGAGGAACACAAGTATGAGGAGGTTGAAGACAGGACTCTCAAAGATGTCTTCAAGACCTTTGACCCCACAGCTTCTCCTTTCTGTCAGTAA
- the LOC131108098 gene encoding zinc finger CCCH domain-containing protein 6 isoform X3, with translation MKEEGVCTLSLWRHETPEDGELEDGEIDDEGIGIEEENKEVTKVNEDKEKEKEKERDKAKEKDEKSYRHSRKRYKKTKEKRRSKRRRRDRQKRHSSSSSSSDSYDSDYDRPERPKNRQSHGPDLHARDPKGSRGNSHKSPPHKSSDFDKYSDYSDDNYDYEDEDDHYDDDMSEYPQSKDSPSSLGRGRHGKEQMGKKGGMRGMKQPQFGQRGRGRGSAPGRGRGMLNKNKKLKGGKPWVGRGGRARGGDHDMEDMATDVKNSGFQKKRLIMSKEFISQHTVEHNGRYICKYFLEGRCIKGEQCKFEHELVIPDKKKELCKFYLQGYCSKGDHCIYMHNEYPCKFFHTGAKCYQGDNCKFSHDALTDVTKELLDKIINTEDENAREDELELEDLRKQGISPLPKPPPGVGLLPTPGQNSPDGSSCQAGKKIPSLFEIKVQPTVDLVQKIGLNESNYSQDPSEGNGASEETQSGVVVSSGSDAPSGSPGCMGYPAGPPMSAQSPPGQQPPHGYPMQPPVFHGNINPQMNMQRPPFSTGPDLQILQSLLAFPSLGQNPLELLSNLLQNQPSGHQADPGMTMIQNIQQQIGADVQLQSLPPAVQKAIILHLTQQQQESKPHGNDPQRAESQEDKNRDDTTNWYSSDDEDGSSVSSILKCLKRHSESQQSKTTTSAPAAPLGDPRLVKEKTQPSDPRVKTDPRQRPSDMKNQCDAALDPRLSRDPRKVRPMESSSYRQQNHPVAQKQHAGDEYEEGERELRDRVALIPLEATPGVVLCDPRCQLKQFSHIRVDILLQRPAYAQTVVWAPEDLIPCLIPKQEHSINLPLPPLIADAQMNRTSLPEHPPASSPPPTDPRLAAARLKERLGRLQSGGSTERPVDPRQQKNLDPRLKRTGSLDSKLMGQKEASTGGGVVDPRLQKASAGSSLPERLPPYAPRLASSGGVLESPTTILGGISLYDPRSQTEPVRKDQVEPPKKVGILKNPVKNDTPPLQPTSSSQCRGSLEETKNTDSASDQSPHVSPPPVSLDSAVTPPAVHNLPVQALAGLIRPQYSDPRQAKLAGLGSAGAQEEASEKAEKEVLTEEHKYEEVEDRTLKDVFKTFDPTASPFCQ, from the exons ATGAAAGAGGAGGGTGTCTGTACACTGTCTCTGTGGAGACATGAAACACC GGAGGATGGAGAGTTGGAAGACGGAGAAATAGATGATGAGGGGATCGGGATtgaggaggaaaacaaagagGTGACCAAGGTGAATGAAGACAAAGAGaaggaaaaagagaaagaacgagacaaggcaaaagaaaaagatgaaaagTCATACAGACACTCAAGGAAAAGATAtaagaagaccaaagagaagAGGAGGTCCAAGAGGAGGAGACGGGACAGACAGAAA CGTCATTCATCTTCAAGCAGCTCCAGTGACAGCTATGATTCAGACTATGACCGACCAGAGAGGCCCAAAAACAGGCAAAGTCATGGACCTGATCTG CATGCACGGGATCCGAAAGGATCACGTGGCAACTCACACAAATCTCCACCTCACAAGAGCAGTGATTTTGACAAATACAGCGATTACAGCGACGACAACTATGACTATGAAGATGAAGACGATCATTACGACGATGACATGTCCGAGTACCCGCAGTCTAAAGATTCACCATCCAGCCTGGGAAGAGGACGCCATGGAAAAGAGCAGATGGGGAAGAAAGGCGGCATGAGGGGCATGAAACAACCACAAT TTGGGCAGAGAGGAAGAGGCAGAGGGAGCGCACCTGGGAGAGGACGAGGGATGCTCAACAAGAACAAGAAGCTGAAGGGAGGAAAACCCTGGGTGGGTCGTGGAGGACGAGCCCGAGGAGGAGACCACGACATGGAAGACATGGCTACA GATGTCAAAAATTCTGGTTTTCAGAAGAAGCGTCTGATTATGAGCAAGGAGTTTATCAGTCAGCACACAGTGGAACACAATGGAAGATACATTTGCAAGTATTTTCTGGAGGGTCGCTGCATCAAG GGGGAGCAGTGTAAGTTTGAGCACGAGCTCGTCATACCAGATAAGAAGAAGGAACTTTGTAAGTTCTACCTCCAGGGATACTGCAGTAAAGGAGACCATTGCATTTACATGCACAAT GAATATCCTTGCAAGTTCTTCCACACTGGAGCCAAATGCTATCAAGGCGACAACTGTAAATTTTCCCATGATGCTCTGACTGATGTGACCAAAGAGTTGCTTGATAAG ATCATTAATACTGAAGATGAAAATGCCCGTGAGGATGAGTTGGAGCTGGAGGACCTGAGGAAACAAGGCATTTCCCCACTTCCCAAGCCTCCCCCAGGTGTGGGCTTGCTCCCCACGCCTGGTCAAAATAGTCCAGATGGATCCTCTTGTCAGGCAGGGAAGAAGATCCCCTCCCTCTTCGAAATCAAGGTTCAACCTACAGTTGACTTGGTGCAGAAGATCGGTTTGAA tGAGTCCAACTACTCCCAGGATCCAAGTGAAGGCAATGGTGCATCAGAGGAAACACAAAGTGGTGTGGTGGTTTCGTCTGGATCCGATGCTCCTTCTGGGTCACCTGGTTGCATGGGGTACCCAGCAGGACCACCCATGAGTGCCCAGAGCCCTCCTGGACAGCAGCCACCCCATGGATACCCAATGCAGCCACCAGTATTTCATGGAAACATCAACCCTCAGATGAACATGCAAAGGCCTCCTTTCTCTACAGGACCAGATCTACAAATCCTGCAAAGCCTTTTGGCTTTTCCATCGTTGGGTCAGAACCCTCTAGAATTGCTCAGTAACTTGCTTCAAAACCAGCCCTCAGGCCATCAAG CAGATCCTGGCATGACCATGATCCAGAACATCCAACAGCAAATAGGTGCAGACGTTCAGCTGCAGTCTTTGCCTCCAGCAGTGCAGAAAGCCATCATTCTACACTtgacacagcagcaacaagagtCAAAGCCACATGGGAATGATCCACAGCGAGCTGAGAGTCAAGAAGATAAGAACAGAG ATGACACAACAAACTGGTACTCGAGCGATGATGAGGATGGGAGCAGTGTTTCCTCCATCCTGAAATGTCTGAAGAGGCACAGTGAGAGCCAGCAGTCGAAGACCACAACGTCTGCCCCAGCGGCACCCTTGGGGGACCCTCGGCTTGTTAAGGAGAAAACTCAACCAAGTGACCCTCGGGTGAAAACAGACCCACGGCAGCGACCCAGCGATATGAAAAATCAGTGTGATGCTGCTTTGGATCCACGACTTTCCAGGGACCCAAGGAAAGTGAGACCCATGGAGTCAAGCTCCTACCGCCAGCAGAACCACCCTGTTGCCCAAAAGCAGCACGCTGGAGATGAATACGAGGAAGGGGAGAGGGAACTCCGAGACAGAGTAGCCCTCATACCATTGGAGGCCACTCCGGGTGTGGTGCTGTGTGATCCACGGTGCCAGCTGAAGCAGTTCAGCCACATTCGggtggacattctccttcagcgcCCTGCCTACGCTCAAACTGTAGTGTGGGCCCCTGAGGACCTAATCCCATGTTTGATACCCAAACAGGAGCACTCCATCAATCTACCCCTGCCGCCCCTGATCGCTGATGCTCAGATGAACAGAACAAGTCTGCCAGAGCAtcctcccgcctccagcccgcCGCCCACTGACCCCAGACTGGCAGCCGCTCGTTTGAAGGAGCGTCTAGGTCGACTGCAATCTGGGGGTTCCACGGAGAGACCAGTAGATCCCCGACAACAAAAGAATCTAGACCCCAGACTCAAGCGTACAGGAAGTCTGGACAGCAAGCTGATGGGTCAGAAAGAGGCCTCGACAGGGGGAGGGGTTGTGGATCCCAGGTTGCAGAAGGCCAGTGCAGGCTCCTCCCTGCCTGAGAGGCTGCCACCATATGCACCTCGACTGGCTTCCTCTGGGGGCGTCCTGGAAAGCCCCACAACAATCCTGGGTGGCATTAGTCTGTACGACCCCCGTAGTCAAACTGAGCCTGTCCGGAAGGATCAGGTAGAGCCTCCTAAGAAAGTGGGTATTTTGAAAAATCCAGTTAAGAATGACACTCCTCCGCTGCAACCTACCTCCTCAAGTCAATGCCGTGGCTCTTTGGAAGAGACAAAAAACACAGACTCAGCATCTGATCAGTCCCCACATGTCAGTCCACCCCCAGTTTCATTGGACTCAGCTGTTACACCCCCTGCAGTGCATAACTTGCCCGTCCAGGCCCTGGCGGGGTTGATCCGACCCCAGTACAGTGACCCTAGGCAGGCCAAATTAGCGGGACTGGGCTCTGCGGGGGCACAAGAGGAGGCGTCAGAGAAGGCAGAGAAAGAAGTACTTACAGAGGAACACAAGTATGAGGAGGTTGAAGACAGGACTCTCAAAGATGTCTTCAAGACCTTTGACCCCACAGCTTCTCCTTTCTGTCAGTAA